One window of the Benincasa hispida cultivar B227 chromosome 3, ASM972705v1, whole genome shotgun sequence genome contains the following:
- the LOC120072779 gene encoding pentatricopeptide repeat-containing protein At4g16470, with amino-acid sequence MYDLLHRGQKSKKERNNEELIICSFFYTTQNLRHSYHSAARASPISHHHLPFNPNLFSFIQMLKCASVVCRPSFSGVIHLFTKSIVAAEIPIVHRRRRHKSESAYPSFQVKPHQKEDTSFWDKTLRGLCSTGRLPEAVALLCCMALQFHSKTYRLLLQECIFRKEYMKGKRIHAQMVVVGHVPNEYINTKLLILYAKSGDLETAYILHENLLEKSLVSWNSLIAGYVQKGLGEVGLEFYFKMRQSGLLPDQYTFASVLRACASLASLEHGKRAHGVLIKCQIGDNVVVSSALVDMYFKCSSLSDGHKAFNKSSNRNVITWTALISGYGQHGRVFEVLESFHSMINEGYRPNYVTFLAVLAACGHGGFVSEALRYFSLMTKMYGIKPRGQHYAAMVDLLARAGRLQEAYNLVLDAPCKEHSVMWGALVGGCKVHEDIDLMKHAAANYFELDPENSGKFVVFSNAFATSGLWDNVEEIRAMMKKSGMSKDPGYSRIEIQREFHFFVMSDKSHQQTEEIYRTINSITPILKDAGYTPELCGH; translated from the exons ATGTACGATCTTCTTCATCGAGGTCAGAAgtcaaagaaagaaagaaacaatgAAGAATTGATCATTTGCAGTTTCTTTTATACAACGCAAAACCTTCGTCACTCGTACCACTCAGCCGCTAGAGCTTCTCCTATTTCACACCACCATCTTCCCTTCAACCCCAACTTGTTCTCTTTCATCCAGATGCTCAAATGCGCCTCTGTAGTCTGTCGCCCTTCTTTTTCCGGCGTGATTCATCTCTTCACCAAGTCGATTGTTGCAGCTGAAATCCCCATTGTTCATCGCCGCCGCCGGCATAAATCTGAATCCGCCTACCCCAG CTTTCAGGTCAAGCCACACCAGAAAGAAGATACCTCATTCTGGGATAAAACGTTAAGGGGCTTATGTTCGACTGGGAGATTGCCTGAAGCAGTTGCACTTTTGTGCTGTATGGCCTTGCAATTTCACTCCAAAACTTACCGTCTTCTGTTACAAGAATGCATTTTCAGGAAAGAGTAcatgaaaggaaaaagaatcCATGCCCAAATGGTTGTTGTTGGACATGTACCCAATGAATATATTAACACCAAACTACTGATATTATATGCCAAATCAGGTGACTTAGAAACTGCATATATCCTTCATGAAAATTTGTTGGAGAAAAGTTTGGTTTCATGGAATTCATTGATTGCTGGGTATGTACAGAAGGGGCTTGGAGAAGTTGGATTGGAGTTTTATTTTAAGATGAGACAAAGTGGTCTATTGCCTGATCAATATACCTTTGCATCAGTTTTGAGAGCTTGTGCTAGTTTAGCTTCTTTGGAACATGGAAAGAGAGCACATGGAGTTTTGATTAAATGTCAAATTGGTGATAATGTTGTTGTGTCTAGTGCCCTAGTAGATATGTACTTCAAATGCAGTAGCTTATCTGATGGGCATAAGGCATTTAACAAATCTTCAAATAGGAATGTAATTACATGGACTGCTTTGATATCTGGGTATGGCCAACATGGAAGAGTTTTTGAAGTTTTGGAATCATTTCATAGTATGATAAATGAAGGCTACCGACCAAATTATGTTACTTTCCTTGCGGTTCTTGCTGCTTGTGGTCATGGAGGCTTTGTATCCGAAGCGTTGAGATACTTTTCGTTGATGACAAAGATGTATGGAATTAAACCAAGAGGGCAACATTATGCTGCCATGGTTGATCTTCTTGCCAGGGCTGGGAGGTTGCAAGAAGCCTACAACCTTGTCCTCGATGCACCTTGCAAGGAGCACTCTGTTATGTGGGGGGCTTTGGTTGGGGGCTGTAAGGTTCATGAAGATATAGATTTGATGAAACATGCTGCAGCAAATTACTTTGAATTGGATCCTGAAAATTCTGGGAAATTTGTGGTTTTCTCAAATGCTTTTGCCACATCTGGGCTGTGGGACAATGTTGAAGAGATTAGAGCTATGATGAAGAAATCAGGAATGAGTAAGGATCCTGGTTATAGTAGAATTGAGATTCAAAGGGAGTTTCACTTTTTCGTCATGAGTGATAAGTCTCATCAACAAACTGAGGAGATTTATAGAACCATTAACAGTATAACTCCAATTTTGAAGGATGCAGGGTATACTCCTGAACTATGTGGACACTAA